One Azoarcus sp. DN11 DNA segment encodes these proteins:
- a CDS encoding ATP-binding protein — protein MLSGTVVVAASFAYLMVLFAVAWYGDRRAEQGRSIIANPWTYAMSLAVYCTAWTYFGSVGRAASGGVWFLPIYLGPTLAMSLSWIVMLKMIRISRTYRITSIADFIASRYGKSHLLGGLVTIIAVVGMVPYIALQLKAISSGYAVLTGSDDTGVFPFATASWFNDGTLYVALTLAVFTVLFGARHLDAAERHEGMVAAIAFESVVKLLAFLVVGGFVTWSVYEGFGDIFARAFANPDLAALLSLQTASTDGYGGWFAMTLLALLSVIFLPRQFQVTVVENVNEQHLRRATWLFPAYLLLINIFVLPIALGGLLYFGRGTVDPDTYVLSLPLVHGEKALALLAFIGGLSAATGMVIVETIAVSTMVCNDLVMPLLLSTKRFKRSVHPDLTGLLLGIRRGAIVVVLLLGYLYFRLAGEAYALVSIGLISFAAVAQFAPAMLGGMYWRGGTRDGAFAGLLAGFVVWAYTLMLPSVVKSGWLDLDFLDQGLFGLAYLRPEQLFGLAGLDSISHALFWSLTANVASYVLVSLTRVPTGQEATQATLFVDVFSRGQGVPATFWRGSAEVHDLQPLVARFLGAERARRLFEAYARERGARSIGELKPDAELVQFAETQLAGAIGSASARVMVSSVVQEEPLGLDEVMDILDEASQVRAYSHELEEKSQALEAATAELRAANERLTELDRLKDDFMSSVTHELRTPLTSIRAFSEMLLDDPKIELKERTRFLAIIVSETERLTRLVNQVLDMAKIESGHAEWHNTDIDMRELVGHAAETTDQLFRDRGAVLEIDLPDTSPHLRADHDRLLQVLLNLLSNAAKFVPNGGGVARVRLSAEAGQVRVDVTDNGPGIAPEQLGVIFEKFRQGGDERSRPQGTGLGLPISRQIVEHFGGRLWVQSRPGEGATFSFVLPLPLERERGAGHAMT, from the coding sequence ATGCTCTCGGGCACGGTCGTAGTCGCGGCGTCGTTCGCGTACCTGATGGTGCTGTTCGCGGTTGCCTGGTACGGCGACCGGCGGGCGGAGCAGGGGCGTTCGATCATCGCGAATCCATGGACCTATGCGATGTCGCTCGCCGTGTACTGCACGGCGTGGACCTATTTCGGCAGCGTCGGACGTGCGGCCTCGGGCGGAGTGTGGTTCCTGCCCATCTATCTCGGTCCGACGCTGGCGATGAGTCTGTCGTGGATCGTGATGCTGAAGATGATCCGCATCTCGCGCACCTACCGCATCACCTCGATCGCCGACTTCATTGCCAGCCGCTACGGCAAGAGCCATCTGCTGGGCGGCCTGGTGACGATCATCGCCGTGGTCGGCATGGTTCCCTATATCGCGCTGCAGCTGAAGGCGATTTCCAGCGGCTACGCCGTGCTCACCGGCAGCGACGACACCGGCGTCTTCCCCTTCGCCACGGCGAGCTGGTTCAATGACGGCACGCTCTACGTCGCGCTCACGCTGGCTGTGTTCACGGTGCTGTTCGGTGCGCGCCACCTCGACGCCGCGGAACGTCATGAAGGCATGGTCGCGGCGATCGCGTTCGAGTCGGTGGTCAAGCTGCTGGCCTTTCTCGTTGTCGGCGGCTTCGTCACGTGGAGCGTGTACGAAGGATTCGGGGACATCTTCGCGCGCGCCTTCGCGAATCCCGACCTTGCCGCGTTGCTGAGCCTGCAGACGGCGAGTACGGACGGCTACGGCGGCTGGTTCGCGATGACGCTTCTGGCGCTGCTATCGGTGATCTTTCTCCCGCGCCAGTTCCAGGTGACGGTCGTCGAAAACGTGAACGAGCAGCATCTGCGCCGCGCGACCTGGCTCTTTCCGGCCTACCTGCTGCTGATCAACATCTTCGTGCTGCCGATTGCGCTCGGTGGCCTGCTGTATTTCGGGCGGGGCACCGTCGACCCGGATACCTACGTCCTGTCGCTGCCGCTCGTGCACGGCGAAAAGGCGCTCGCGCTGCTGGCATTCATCGGGGGACTTTCGGCTGCAACGGGGATGGTCATCGTCGAGACGATCGCCGTGTCGACAATGGTCTGCAACGATCTCGTGATGCCGCTGCTGCTGAGTACGAAGCGCTTCAAACGCAGCGTTCACCCGGATCTGACCGGGCTGTTGCTGGGCATCCGGCGCGGGGCGATCGTCGTCGTGCTCCTGTTGGGCTATCTGTATTTTCGCCTTGCCGGCGAGGCCTACGCGCTCGTGAGCATCGGATTGATCAGCTTCGCCGCGGTGGCGCAGTTCGCGCCGGCGATGCTGGGCGGGATGTACTGGCGCGGCGGCACGCGGGATGGCGCGTTTGCAGGCCTGCTGGCGGGCTTTGTGGTGTGGGCCTACACGCTGATGCTGCCGTCGGTGGTGAAGTCGGGCTGGCTCGACCTGGACTTTCTCGACCAGGGGCTCTTTGGCCTGGCGTACCTGCGCCCGGAACAGCTCTTCGGCCTAGCGGGGCTGGACAGCATCAGCCACGCCCTGTTCTGGAGCCTGACCGCGAACGTCGCCTCTTACGTGCTGGTATCGCTCACGCGGGTGCCGACGGGGCAGGAGGCCACGCAGGCGACGCTCTTCGTCGACGTCTTCAGCCGTGGCCAGGGCGTGCCCGCAACTTTCTGGCGCGGCAGCGCCGAGGTGCACGATCTGCAGCCGCTCGTGGCGCGCTTCCTGGGCGCTGAACGCGCACGGCGGCTGTTCGAGGCCTATGCGCGCGAGAGGGGCGCCCGCAGCATCGGGGAGCTCAAGCCGGACGCGGAGCTGGTGCAGTTCGCCGAAACGCAGCTCGCCGGCGCGATCGGCAGCGCCTCCGCGCGCGTGATGGTGTCGTCGGTGGTGCAGGAGGAGCCACTCGGGCTGGACGAGGTGATGGACATCCTCGACGAGGCCTCGCAGGTGCGCGCGTATTCGCACGAGCTGGAGGAGAAGTCGCAGGCGCTGGAGGCTGCGACCGCGGAGCTGCGCGCCGCGAACGAGCGCCTGACCGAACTCGACCGCCTCAAGGACGATTTCATGTCTTCGGTGACGCATGAACTGCGTACCCCGCTGACCTCGATTCGCGCGTTTTCCGAGATGCTGCTCGATGATCCGAAGATCGAGCTCAAGGAACGCACGCGCTTCCTCGCGATCATCGTATCCGAGACCGAGCGCCTGACGCGACTGGTGAACCAGGTCCTGGACATGGCCAAGATCGAGTCGGGCCATGCCGAGTGGCACAACACCGACATCGACATGCGCGAACTGGTCGGACATGCGGCGGAGACTACCGATCAGCTGTTCCGGGATCGCGGTGCAGTGCTCGAAATCGATCTGCCCGATACGTCGCCGCATTTGCGCGCGGACCATGATCGCCTGTTGCAGGTGCTGCTTAACCTGCTCTCGAATGCGGCCAAATTCGTGCCGAACGGTGGAGGTGTGGCGCGAGTGCGACTGAGCGCCGAGGCTGGACAGGTCCGAGTCGACGTGACCGACAACGGTCCGGGCATTGCGCCCGAACAGCTCGGCGTGATCTTCGAGAAGTTCCGCCAGGGCGGCGACGAGCGGTCGCGCCCGCAGGGCACCGGACTGGGACTGCCGATCAGCCGCCAGATCGTCGAGCACTTCGGCGGGCGGCTGTGGGTGCAGTCGCGCCCCGGCGAAGGTGCGACATTCAGCTTCGTTCTGCCGCTGCCGCTCGAGCGTGAGCGGGGTGCGGGTCACGCAATGACTTAG
- a CDS encoding response regulator — translation MAKRILIADDEQNIVISLEFLMKREGYEVSVANDGDEAARRIRAEKPDLVLLDVMMPKKSGFEVCQEVKSNPELQSVRILMLTAKGRDTEVAKGLALGADAYMTKPFSTKELVERVRSLLAER, via the coding sequence ATGGCCAAAAGAATACTGATTGCCGACGACGAACAGAATATTGTCATATCACTCGAGTTCCTTATGAAACGCGAGGGCTACGAGGTGAGTGTCGCCAACGACGGGGACGAGGCAGCGCGGCGCATTCGCGCCGAGAAACCGGATCTCGTTCTCCTCGACGTGATGATGCCGAAGAAGAGCGGCTTCGAGGTTTGTCAGGAGGTGAAATCCAATCCCGAATTGCAGTCGGTCCGGATCCTGATGCTCACGGCGAAGGGGCGCGACACCGAGGTCGCGAAGGGACTCGCCCTCGGGGCGGATGCCTACATGACCAAGCCGTTCTCGACGAAGGAACTCGTGGAGCGCGTACGCAGCCTGCTTGCGGAGCGTTGA
- a CDS encoding exonuclease domain-containing protein has translation MTARARFILAVCILALLMTGPFVVTAGLVWLETGAADRGRLIDVVVPHLPLGALMTIVGFALGMVVVRNLFRHYVQGLLRMEEHLKLMLGANREFRVKPEGPPEVQALAHAVNTLAQQRDALMQDVEAQIAHAKHSVEEEKNRLAALMSELTQSVVVCNLDGRILLYNHRARQQFRALSDAPAVAGGGELIGLGRSIYAVFERNLINHALESIEHGLRRSAVQPVANFVTTTRAGQLLRAQMAPVLAVGQGSDSERAITGFILMLDNITRTFETESKRDQMLHTLTEGNRAALANVRAAAEMLEYPDLQEELRERFRTVIRDEVRAMSTRLDHTANEFADSLKARWPLEEMLGADLIAAAQRRIENVVKLPTKLEEIDESLWVKVDSFSLLQALTYLANRLSDEFEVREVRFRLSAAGRLVHLDLIWSGQAMSTETVMSWELEPMRFADENSPLTVRDVIERHDGEMWLEREKVRHRAFFRILLPAAMPQEQLDEVAILRGKGRPEYYDFDLFNWSDKSRALDDRLLSELTYTVFDTETTGLNPSQGDEIIQIGATRIVNGKLLRQESFEQLVDPGRYLSPESVQIHGITHDMLRNQPTIEAVLPAFHAFAEDTVLIAHNAAFDMRFLQMKEEATGIRFDQPVLDTLLLSAVAHPNQESHRLEAIAERLNLPIIGRHTALGDATVTAEVFLKLIPLLAEKGIHTLRQAREAAEQSYYARVRY, from the coding sequence ATGACTGCTCGCGCCCGTTTCATCCTGGCGGTGTGCATTCTCGCGCTTCTCATGACCGGCCCCTTCGTCGTGACGGCGGGCCTGGTGTGGCTCGAGACCGGCGCGGCCGACCGGGGACGGCTGATCGACGTGGTCGTGCCGCATCTTCCGCTCGGTGCGTTGATGACCATCGTCGGCTTCGCGCTCGGCATGGTGGTCGTGCGCAACCTGTTCCGGCATTACGTGCAGGGGCTGCTGCGCATGGAGGAGCATCTCAAGCTGATGCTCGGCGCCAACCGCGAATTCCGCGTCAAGCCGGAGGGGCCGCCCGAGGTGCAGGCGCTGGCGCATGCGGTCAACACGCTGGCGCAGCAGCGCGACGCGCTGATGCAGGACGTCGAGGCGCAGATCGCGCATGCGAAGCATTCGGTCGAGGAGGAAAAAAACCGCCTTGCCGCGCTGATGTCGGAGCTCACGCAGAGCGTCGTCGTGTGCAATCTCGACGGTCGCATCCTGCTTTACAACCACCGTGCGCGTCAGCAGTTCCGCGCGCTGTCCGACGCGCCGGCCGTCGCCGGCGGCGGCGAGCTGATCGGGCTCGGGCGCTCCATCTACGCGGTGTTCGAGCGCAACCTCATCAACCATGCGCTTGAGAGCATCGAGCACGGCCTGCGCCGCAGCGCGGTCCAGCCGGTCGCCAACTTCGTCACCACGACGCGTGCGGGCCAGTTGCTGCGTGCGCAGATGGCGCCGGTGCTGGCCGTGGGGCAGGGGAGCGACAGCGAGCGCGCGATCACGGGCTTCATCCTGATGCTCGACAACATCACGCGCACCTTCGAAACCGAATCGAAGCGCGACCAGATGCTGCACACGCTCACCGAAGGCAACCGGGCGGCGCTTGCCAACGTGCGTGCGGCGGCCGAGATGCTCGAATACCCGGACCTGCAGGAGGAGCTGCGCGAGCGCTTCCGCACCGTGATCCGGGACGAAGTGCGGGCGATGAGCACCCGCCTCGACCATACGGCAAACGAGTTCGCCGATTCGCTGAAGGCGCGCTGGCCGCTCGAGGAAATGCTCGGGGCCGACCTCATCGCCGCGGCGCAGCGCCGCATCGAGAACGTCGTCAAGCTGCCCACCAAGCTGGAGGAGATCGACGAGTCGCTGTGGGTGAAGGTCGACAGCTTCTCGCTGCTGCAGGCGCTGACTTACCTTGCCAACCGCCTGTCCGACGAGTTCGAGGTGCGCGAGGTGCGTTTCCGTCTGAGCGCCGCGGGCCGGCTGGTCCACCTCGATCTCATCTGGTCCGGCCAGGCGATGAGCACCGAGACGGTGATGAGCTGGGAACTGGAGCCGATGCGCTTTGCGGATGAGAACAGTCCGCTCACGGTGCGCGATGTGATCGAGCGCCACGATGGCGAGATGTGGCTCGAGCGCGAGAAAGTGCGCCACCGCGCGTTCTTCCGCATCCTGTTGCCGGCCGCGATGCCGCAGGAACAGCTCGACGAGGTGGCCATCCTGCGCGGAAAAGGCCGGCCGGAGTATTACGATTTCGACCTCTTCAACTGGTCCGACAAGTCGCGTGCGCTCGACGACCGCCTGCTCAGCGAACTGACCTATACAGTGTTCGACACGGAAACGACGGGGCTGAATCCGTCCCAGGGTGACGAGATCATCCAGATCGGCGCGACGCGCATCGTCAACGGCAAGCTGCTGCGCCAGGAGTCGTTCGAGCAACTCGTCGATCCCGGCCGCTACCTGTCGCCCGAGTCGGTGCAAATCCACGGCATCACCCACGACATGCTCAGGAACCAGCCGACGATCGAGGCGGTCCTGCCGGCCTTCCATGCGTTTGCCGAGGACACCGTGCTGATCGCGCACAATGCTGCGTTCGACATGCGCTTCCTGCAGATGAAGGAGGAGGCGACGGGCATCCGCTTCGACCAGCCGGTGCTCGATACGCTGCTGCTGTCGGCCGTCGCCCATCCGAACCAGGAATCACACCGGCTCGAAGCGATCGCCGAACGGCTGAACCTGCCCATCATCGGCCGGCACACGGCGCTGGGCGACGCGACCGTCACGGCAGAGGTCTTCCTGAAGCTGATCCCGTTGCTGGCCGAAAAGGGTATCCATACGCTGCGCCAGGCGCGCGAGGCCGCGGAACAGTCCTACTACGCGCGGGTGAGGTATTGA
- a CDS encoding VC_2705 family sodium/solute symporter, which translates to MTTPSLFARRLRRYYLWYTVSFITFVGLLALGEKMGMSAGMIGHIFLFATIAIYAGIGVMSRTADVTEYYVAGRRVPAVFNGMATAADWMSAASYIGLAGTLYFSGFEGLAFVTGWTGGFVLVALLLAPYLRKFGQYTIPDFLGARYQGNAARVVGLIAAVIASFVYLVAQIYGVGLITSRFVSIEFEIGLFVGLAGILVCSFLGGMRAVTWTQVAQYVILIIAYLVPVTILSYKVTGVPVAPVMYGTVLGQLSEKENQLFTDPAEVAVRKQFGERAGQYAAKIATLPDSLDAERRELIERLNQLRLENAPARDIAHTERALRDLPRTPEQARQLWERARADALERSHLPARHAQAHPGDTPEQRQIARNNFLALVFVLMVGTAALPHVLMRYYTTPGVVEARKSVFWALFFIFLLYVTAPAYAVFAKWEVYNNLIGTSISMLPNWLFSWGKVGMVNIEDINGDGILQLAELSLNTDVILLATPEIAGLPYVISGLVAAGGLAAALSTADGLLLTISNALSHDLYYKVINPGASTQRRLVIAKSQLLVVAAVAAWVASMRPDNILFMVGLAFSIAAAAFFPALVLGIFWKRANRPGAVAGMLAGPAVTIYYFARTHAFFGGSMDNAWFNISPISSGVFGVPLGFLAIVIVSLLTRPPPPEIGALVDFVRYPRLPADDPGMFTEST; encoded by the coding sequence ATGACGACCCCTTCTCTCTTCGCCCGCCGCCTGCGCCGGTATTACCTCTGGTACACGGTCAGCTTCATCACGTTCGTCGGCCTTCTTGCCCTCGGCGAGAAGATGGGAATGTCGGCGGGAATGATCGGCCACATCTTCCTGTTCGCGACCATCGCGATCTACGCGGGTATCGGCGTCATGAGCCGTACCGCCGACGTGACCGAATACTACGTCGCCGGTCGCCGCGTGCCGGCCGTATTCAACGGCATGGCGACGGCGGCGGACTGGATGAGCGCAGCATCCTACATCGGCCTCGCCGGCACGCTCTATTTCTCCGGATTCGAAGGGCTCGCCTTCGTGACCGGCTGGACGGGCGGGTTCGTCCTCGTCGCGCTGCTGCTGGCGCCTTACCTGCGAAAATTCGGCCAGTACACGATTCCGGACTTCCTCGGTGCGCGCTACCAGGGTAACGCCGCACGCGTCGTCGGCCTGATCGCCGCAGTGATCGCGAGCTTCGTGTACCTGGTGGCGCAGATCTACGGCGTCGGCCTGATCACCAGCCGTTTCGTCAGCATCGAGTTCGAGATCGGCCTGTTCGTCGGCCTCGCGGGCATCCTCGTCTGTTCCTTCCTCGGCGGCATGCGTGCGGTCACCTGGACGCAGGTCGCGCAGTACGTAATCCTGATCATCGCCTATCTGGTCCCGGTTACCATCCTGTCGTACAAGGTGACCGGCGTGCCTGTTGCGCCCGTGATGTACGGGACCGTCCTCGGGCAACTGTCGGAAAAGGAAAATCAACTCTTCACCGATCCCGCCGAGGTGGCCGTGCGCAAGCAGTTTGGCGAGCGCGCCGGTCAGTATGCGGCCAAGATTGCTACCCTCCCGGATTCGCTCGACGCCGAACGACGCGAACTCATCGAACGGCTCAACCAGTTACGCCTCGAGAATGCGCCGGCTCGCGACATCGCGCACACCGAGCGCGCGCTGCGCGACTTGCCGCGCACGCCGGAGCAGGCGCGACAGCTGTGGGAGCGCGCCCGGGCCGATGCGCTCGAACGTTCGCACCTGCCCGCACGGCATGCGCAGGCCCATCCGGGCGACACGCCCGAACAGCGCCAGATCGCGCGTAACAACTTCCTCGCGCTCGTGTTCGTGCTGATGGTTGGCACCGCCGCGTTGCCGCATGTGCTGATGCGCTACTACACGACCCCCGGGGTGGTCGAAGCGCGCAAGTCGGTGTTTTGGGCACTGTTCTTCATCTTCCTGCTGTACGTCACGGCCCCGGCGTATGCGGTGTTCGCCAAGTGGGAGGTGTACAACAACCTCATTGGCACGAGCATCTCGATGTTGCCGAACTGGCTCTTCTCGTGGGGCAAGGTCGGCATGGTGAACATCGAGGACATCAACGGCGACGGCATCCTGCAACTCGCCGAGCTGAGCCTCAACACCGACGTGATCCTGCTCGCCACGCCCGAAATCGCCGGGCTTCCCTACGTCATCTCGGGGCTGGTCGCCGCAGGCGGCTTGGCGGCTGCGCTATCGACCGCCGACGGCCTGCTGCTCACGATCTCGAATGCGCTGTCGCATGATCTCTACTACAAGGTCATCAATCCCGGCGCCAGCACTCAGCGCCGCCTCGTCATCGCGAAATCGCAGCTGCTGGTGGTGGCCGCCGTTGCCGCATGGGTCGCGTCGATGCGCCCGGACAACATCCTCTTCATGGTCGGCCTCGCATTCTCGATTGCCGCGGCGGCGTTCTTCCCCGCGCTGGTGCTGGGCATCTTCTGGAAACGCGCCAACCGCCCGGGCGCGGTCGCCGGCATGCTCGCCGGGCCCGCGGTCACGATCTACTACTTCGCCCGCACGCACGCGTTCTTCGGCGGTTCGATGGACAACGCCTGGTTCAACATCAGCCCGATCTCGAGCGGCGTCTTCGGCGTCCCGCTCGGCTTCCTCGCGATCGTTATCGTTAGCCTGCTCACCCGCCCACCACCACCTGAAATTGGCGCCCTGGTCGACTTCGTACGTTACCCACGCCTCCCGGCCGACGATCCGGGCATGTTTACGGAGTCGACATAG
- a CDS encoding site-specific integrase: MSYLALHHGSYYFQVRVPAALVAQFGSIIRVNLQTADRGIARPIALRLASDWFARFSAAHDAVQYGSATGNAGGNGGIAVDILSASSVVLKPPLTFAPSESLIAPRGNQRVNTASVTDSDLFDAWKRIDRTREASTVSEMQAAMRAFRQFSGVPPAELGRQDIAAFRDRLLDKGLARATVSKKIGFISTLLQVGFDGGMLSENVARGLKIPKAKVPTLIRRSFTEADLKRIFSSKVYSQRFRPVAGGGEACAWLPMIALATGARLEEIAQLRAIDIYVDQSHGPVMRITDEDPEQRVKTDGSRRTVPLHADLIRAGLLEYVAAVGDSGCKWLFPALEPDHDGRRGGNFTKWFMRYLRSRSGAGITDPTLVFHSFRHTFKTLCRAAMIAEDIHDALTGHVSSSVSRKYGDMPLAPLVTAIAAVRLPVALPRVLS; the protein is encoded by the coding sequence ATGAGCTACCTCGCACTGCACCACGGTTCTTACTATTTCCAAGTTCGTGTTCCAGCAGCATTAGTTGCCCAGTTTGGGTCGATTATCCGCGTCAACCTGCAGACGGCGGATCGCGGCATTGCTCGTCCGATCGCTTTGCGTCTTGCGAGTGACTGGTTCGCGCGGTTTTCTGCTGCACACGATGCCGTGCAATATGGTTCGGCCACCGGCAACGCGGGGGGCAATGGTGGGATCGCAGTGGACATATTGTCCGCTTCATCGGTAGTCCTAAAGCCCCCGCTGACCTTTGCCCCCAGCGAGAGTCTCATAGCCCCTAGGGGCAACCAGCGGGTCAATACGGCGTCTGTTACTGATAGCGATCTCTTCGACGCGTGGAAGCGCATCGACCGCACGCGCGAAGCCAGCACTGTGAGCGAAATGCAGGCCGCAATGCGCGCGTTCCGGCAGTTCAGTGGTGTTCCGCCAGCAGAGCTGGGGCGACAGGATATAGCCGCATTTCGTGATCGCTTGCTCGACAAGGGGCTTGCTCGCGCGACAGTGAGCAAAAAAATCGGCTTCATTTCGACGCTGCTCCAGGTCGGCTTTGATGGCGGGATGCTCTCCGAAAATGTGGCGCGCGGTCTGAAGATTCCAAAAGCAAAGGTGCCGACGCTCATTCGTCGCAGTTTCACTGAAGCAGACCTGAAGCGAATTTTCTCGTCAAAGGTGTACTCGCAGCGGTTTCGGCCAGTAGCAGGCGGTGGCGAGGCGTGTGCGTGGCTTCCGATGATTGCACTTGCGACTGGGGCGCGGCTTGAGGAAATTGCCCAACTACGTGCCATCGACATCTATGTCGATCAGTCGCATGGACCTGTGATGCGCATCACGGACGAAGACCCCGAGCAGAGGGTGAAGACAGACGGATCTCGGCGTACGGTCCCACTGCACGCGGATCTCATTCGCGCCGGACTACTTGAGTATGTCGCCGCGGTTGGCGACAGCGGCTGCAAATGGCTCTTCCCTGCGCTCGAACCCGATCATGACGGGCGGCGAGGCGGTAACTTCACGAAGTGGTTCATGCGCTACCTGCGATCGAGGTCTGGAGCCGGCATTACTGATCCGACCCTGGTCTTTCATAGCTTTCGGCACACTTTCAAGACACTTTGCCGCGCGGCGATGATCGCAGAGGACATTCATGACGCACTGACTGGTCATGTCTCGTCGAGTGTCAGTCGAAAGTATGGGGATATGCCGCTGGCGCCCCTCGTGACCGCGATCGCTGCAGTGAGACTGCCCGTCGCGCTGCCGCGTGTGCTTTCGTGA
- the acs gene encoding acetate--CoA ligase, whose protein sequence is MSNEQQPRMYYPSEEIVKNAAVSGMEAYRALCKEAEDDYEGYWARQARELVEWKKPFTQVLDESNAPFFKWFADGQLNVSYNCLDRNVNNGLGDKVAIIFEADNGEVTRVTYKDLLARVCKFANALRGMGVKKGDRVVIYLPMSIEGVVAMQACARIGATHSIVFGGFSAQALRDRINDAGAVALITSDGQFRGGKALPLKPIADEALGMGGCDSIRNVIVVQRTGGACTMVEGRDKWFHDVCANQADTCEPEWVDAEHPLFLLYTSGSTGKPKGVQHSTGGYLLLAILTMKYTFDIKPNDIFWCTADIGWVTGHTYITYGPLACGATEIVFEGVPTYPDAGRFWKMIQDQKVTVFYTAPTAIRSLIKASENTPNVHPKNYNLSSLRILGSVGEPINPAAWEWYYENVGGSRCPIVDTFWQTETGGHMITPLPGATPLVPGSCTLPFPGIMAAVVDETGTEVPNGQGGILVVKRPWPAMIRTIWGDPERFKKSYYPDDFKGKLYLAGDGAIRDKDSGYFTITGRIDDVLNVSGHRMGTMEIESALVAHEKVAEAAVVGRPDDLTGEAIVAFVVLKGSRPTGEEAKAVIKELQNWVGHEIGPIAKPKDIRFGENLPKTRSGKIMRRLLRQLAKGEEITQDTSTLENPAILEQLKQSAS, encoded by the coding sequence ATGTCGAACGAACAGCAGCCCCGTATGTATTACCCGTCGGAAGAAATCGTCAAGAACGCCGCTGTCTCGGGCATGGAAGCGTATCGTGCGCTGTGCAAGGAAGCCGAGGACGACTACGAGGGTTACTGGGCGCGCCAGGCCCGCGAGCTGGTCGAGTGGAAGAAGCCTTTCACCCAGGTCCTCGACGAGAGCAACGCCCCCTTCTTCAAGTGGTTCGCCGACGGTCAGCTGAACGTCTCCTACAACTGCCTCGATCGCAACGTCAATAACGGTCTGGGCGACAAGGTCGCGATCATCTTCGAGGCCGACAACGGCGAGGTGACCCGCGTCACCTACAAGGATCTGCTGGCGCGCGTGTGCAAGTTCGCCAACGCGCTGCGCGGCATGGGCGTCAAGAAGGGCGACCGCGTCGTCATCTACCTGCCGATGTCGATCGAAGGCGTCGTCGCGATGCAGGCTTGCGCCCGGATCGGCGCGACCCACTCGATCGTGTTCGGCGGCTTCTCCGCCCAGGCGCTGCGTGATCGCATCAACGACGCCGGCGCCGTCGCGCTGATCACCTCCGACGGCCAGTTCCGCGGTGGCAAGGCGCTGCCCCTGAAGCCGATCGCCGATGAGGCGCTCGGAATGGGCGGCTGCGACAGCATCAGGAATGTGATCGTCGTCCAGCGCACCGGCGGTGCCTGCACGATGGTCGAGGGCCGCGACAAGTGGTTCCACGACGTGTGCGCGAACCAGGCCGACACCTGCGAGCCGGAATGGGTCGATGCCGAGCATCCCCTGTTCCTGCTCTATACCTCGGGTTCGACGGGCAAGCCGAAGGGCGTCCAGCATTCGACCGGCGGCTATCTGCTGCTCGCGATCCTGACCATGAAGTACACGTTCGACATCAAGCCGAACGACATCTTCTGGTGCACCGCCGACATCGGCTGGGTGACCGGCCACACCTACATCACCTACGGCCCGCTTGCCTGCGGTGCGACCGAGATCGTGTTCGAAGGCGTGCCGACCTACCCGGACGCCGGCCGTTTCTGGAAGATGATCCAGGACCAGAAGGTCACCGTCTTCTACACCGCGCCGACCGCGATCCGCTCGCTGATCAAGGCGTCGGAAAACACCCCGAACGTCCATCCGAAGAACTACAACCTGTCGAGCCTGCGCATCCTCGGCTCGGTCGGCGAGCCGATCAACCCGGCCGCGTGGGAGTGGTACTACGAGAACGTCGGCGGCAGCCGCTGCCCGATCGTCGACACCTTCTGGCAGACGGAGACCGGCGGCCACATGATCACCCCGCTGCCGGGCGCGACCCCGCTGGTGCCGGGCTCCTGCACGCTGCCGTTCCCGGGCATCATGGCTGCGGTCGTTGATGAGACCGGCACCGAAGTGCCGAACGGGCAGGGCGGCATCCTCGTCGTCAAGCGTCCGTGGCCGGCGATGATTCGCACGATCTGGGGCGACCCGGAGCGCTTCAAGAAGTCCTACTACCCGGACGACTTCAAGGGCAAGCTGTATCTCGCCGGTGACGGCGCGATCCGCGACAAGGACAGCGGTTACTTCACGATCACCGGCCGTATCGACGACGTGCTGAACGTCTCGGGCCACCGCATGGGCACGATGGAAATCGAATCGGCGCTCGTGGCGCACGAGAAGGTGGCCGAGGCCGCGGTCGTGGGCCGTCCGGACGACCTGACCGGCGAAGCCATCGTCGCCTTCGTCGTGCTGAAGGGCTCGCGTCCGACCGGCGAAGAGGCCAAGGCGGTGATCAAGGAGCTGCAGAACTGGGTCGGTCACGAGATCGGGCCCATCGCCAAGCCCAAGGACATCCGCTTCGGCGAGAACCTGCCCAAGACCCGTTCGGGCAAGATCATGCGCCGGCTGCTGCGTCAGCTGGCGAAGGGGGAGGAGATCACCCAGGATACGTCGACGCTCGAGAATCCGGCGATCCTGGAACAGCTCAAGCAGTCTGCGAGCTGA